TTAATTCTTGTATTTGAGCTCTATCAGTAGAATCTGCAATAGAACCTGCTCTCATACCATTTGCAAGTGAAAGAACAACATCATGTTCTTTTGCAATTTCTAAAACATAATCAAAGTTAGAATATAATGGATTTTCTTTTTCATTTTCTACAATCCAGCCAGACATAAATGATCCACCACGAGATACAAGTCCAGTTACACGACCTTGTCTTTTAAGTCTAGTTAAAGTTTCAATGTTAATACTACTGTGAACCGCCATGAAGTCAATACCATCTTTTGCTTGTTTTTCAATAGCATTGAATAAATCATCTTCATCCATGTAAATTACAGAACCATGTTCTCTAATACTTTCAATAGCTGCTTGATAAACAGGTACAGAACCTACAGGTAATGGAGACATATCTAAAACTCTTCTTCTTATAAGATCTAAATCTCCACCAATACTTAATTCCATTAAACAGTCTGCACCATGGTCAATTGCAATCTGTGCTTTTAAAACTTCTTCATCAAAGTTTACAATATCTGTTGAAGTTCCTACAGTTGCATTAACTTTTGTTCTAAGTCCAGCGCCAATACCTGCTGCTTCAATATCTCTGTTTATATTTGAAGGGATTACAATAGTCCCATTAGCAACAGACCTTAAAATAAAATCTTCTGAAACACCTTCAATATTTGCAACATGTTTCATTTCTTCAGTTAATATACCTTTTTTTGCATCACTTATTTGTGTCATTATTAATCTCCAATTTGATTATGCTAGATTATTATGATTCATTTAATAATTTAACGATTAACTAATAATATAAATAAATCTATAAATGAATAGTATAAAATCAATATTTCTTAGAATCATTTATTTTCTTTAAATCATGTTGAGGAATTGCTTAGTTTAAATTCAAATATATTTTATTAAAATAAAATTTAATTTAATTCTATTTTATTTGATTTTATAATTTTATTTAATATATTTTATCTAATATAAATATATCTATTTTTTAAAGCCTTTATTCGAAAATTAAAGTATTTTGAAGCATTTTTTATCAAATTATATTGAGTTATATAAAACATATTTTATTAATTTTTAAATAAATTTCAATAGGAAACTAATAAAGATTTAAAAATTAGACAATAAGCAAAGAAAATAAAACTAAATTAATAATTAAAATTAAGAAAAAATACTAAAAAATAATAATTAAAAAATTATAAACTAAAAGAAAAAAAACTTTGGTCAAGGTTTTTGAGCCGAAGGCTCAAAAAGCTTGGAAAAGCTTGTTAATAAAAATCAATCATTCTATTATATGCCTCATCATAACTTGGCATATTTGTTTGACAACCTTGTTTTTCAACAACGAAAGATGAAACAGATGAAGCAAATTTAGCAGATTCTTCTAAGGAAGCACCATTAATAAATTGAGATAAGAATCCGGATCTAAAAGAGTCACCTGCACCAGTAGGGTCTACAGCAGGTCTATAAATAGAATCTATTTCGATTTTTCCCTCATCAATACTATAAATAAAACTACCTTCCTTACCACAAGTCTTAATAACAATTTCAGGACCTAAATCCATTAAATCATTTATATCAACACCTAAAGAATCTTGTATTCTTTTTATTTCATGATGATTACCAAATAAAATATTTGAATTTGAAATAACTTCTTTTAATTTTTTAGGACTATACATACCAAGGTCTTGTCCTGGATCAAAAGAAACCAATCTTTCTTCTTCTTTAGCAACAATACCTGATTTACAATTAAAATGAGGATCGCCAGTAGCTAAGTGAACAACTTTAAACTCTTTTAACTTATCCCTTGGAACTACACCATCATGAAACTCCTTTGCAGCTCCCCAGTAGAAATAACTGATTTGATCTTGATTATTATTAGTCATAACAAATGCAGTAGAAGTGTTTTCATCTTCAGATATAATCATTGCATCAGTATCAATACCTAATTTTTCCATATCCTTATGATAATGAGAATTAATAAATTCACACCCTACAGCAGAGAGTAAACCCGTTTTCATTCCTAGCTTTGCACCAACCATAGCAACATTAGCTGCAGCACCACCATTAAGGTTTTTCATAGTTTTCATTGGTGCTGAATTATTGGCTTTAGGAAACTCATCAACTGTGATGATGTAATCGAGTGCAGTATGCCCCACTGCTAATAAATCTTTTTTTATACTCAAACAAATACAACCTTTATCTTTTATGTTTTTAACTGTTAATAATAACTAATTAATATAATATCCTTAATAAATTAATATAATGATTAAAATAATATTAAATAAGATTATTTATAGAAAAACAATACCATATATCACCCTATTAATAAATTAAAAAATATCAATCCATTTAAATTTAGAAAAAATTCAATCCCAAAATATTATCAAATAACAATCTTTTTCTAAAATTATAACAATATTATTTTAAACTTCAAAATATTTAATGATTTTTATTAACATGTGTTATCTAAATATTTCTATGAACTTAAAAGATTTTTATAATAAAAATTTTTTTATAATAAAAATTTGGATAGATTCTAGATAAAAATTTTTAATATCTTAATCAATTTTATAAAAAAAATATCCCATAACTATTAAGTAATAAATATTTTATTCTAAGAATAATTTTAACTTATGATAGCATTTGAAAAGAAATGTCTATAAAAAATCTAAAAAAAACTAAACTAAAATAAACTAAATAAAAAACTAAACCATGTAAAGAATTTAAAAAGAAAAATATATAATAATTAAACTTTAAAATTAAAATTATATTACGAAATGAAAGTAATTATAGTTTGATTAAATAATTTTAAATTAAATGCTAAATTATTAGCAATTAATAAAATAAAAATATTTTAATAATATTTACAATTATTATAGTTATACAGTTTATTAAGTTCCATTAATGTAGTAGAACTATCTGATAGCAATATTAATCAAATAATGATGATAATAAGATTATATTATCAGATTGATTGAGGAAAATATATATTAAAAATTCAATTGAAAGTGAAGATGGAAATTCGGATAATAGTTTAGAAAAAACAGCAAAAGATTAACTAAAATTTATGAATCTACCATTTTTACTAATAAAATAAAGATTATAAAATAATTAATTGTATATGAAAATTTATTAATAAAAAATTACTATATAGTATTATATAGATGATTCTTTTAAATTTTCTATAAAATTTAATTTTTTGATATAAAAATAATTTAGCTGTTTAAAAAAATTAATGGTTAAATTAAAAAGTAAACAAATTTGAAAAAAATAATTAATTATCTGATATCTAATGATTAGAGTACTTATATCCAATAAGTAGAGTATTGATATACAGTAATTAGAGTATTGGGTAGTTAATAGTATGGATGGTGGTTTTTATTTCCGAAGAAGAAATTGAAACTTTAAAAAAGCAATTAAGTGAAAAAAATGAAAAACTTAAAAATCAAGCAATTGAATTAAATCATTTAACTAATGATATTATTCCTAAGTTAAAAAAAGAGAATAAACAATTAAAATCACTGAAAATCGAACTTAGTGATGCATTAGAAAATAGTACTAAAAAGTATTTTAATCAGTTAGAAATTAATGCAGATTTAAGTGAAAGTGTAGCTAAAAAAGGTGCAGGCCTTCAATTAGCAAAAGTCAGACTAGAGGAAATTGAGAAATTAGTTGTTGAACTTGAATCAAAAGCTAATGAAAAGGAACTTGACTTAGAAACTATAGAAGATTTATCTGAAGAGGAAAAATCTATAATTGATGAGCTTAAAAATGAAATTAGTAAATTAAACAAAGAGTTAAATGCAAAAGATAAAATAATTAACAATAAAGAAAATGAAATTAAGAAAAAACAAAATCAATTAAAAGATAAAAACTCTGAAATTGCTGATTTAAAAGACAATTTAATCCCTAAACTCAAGGCTGAATCTGCTGAACTTAATGCTAAGATAAAAAGTATTAAAGCAGAAGCAGAAGAGGAAATAGCTAGAGTCCGAGGAAAAGTTGCTAAATTAGAATCTGAAATTAAAGACTTAAACAGTAAATTAGATAGCAAAAAGAGAGATTATGATAAATTAAATACTGCAATGAATGCAAAGAATAAAAAAATCAACTCCCTTAAAAATAAAAACCAACAATTATCTGAACAACTTAAAGAAAAAGCTAGTAAAGGATTCTTTAGCAAACTTAAAGGTAGATAATTCTGTTTTACTAAATTAATTAATTAATTAAAATTAATTAATCCTTTTTCTTTTTTTATACTGTCTATTTTTTTAAAAAATTAATCCTAAAAAATATTATTTTAAAGCAACTATTTTTAAAATTGAAAGATATTTAATTAATAAATTTTCATTAATAATCATAAAGTTTCTATCATCAAACATATTTAATAGATTATTAAAGAAAAATTATTAAAGAAAAAAATGAAAAATTAAAAGAGCAAATAATAAAAAATAGAAAAAAATAATCACTCCCAACTACTAAAAAGAATTTTGGTCAAGGTTTTTGAGCCGAAGGCTCAAAAAGCTTGGATTAAACATCCTGTCTTAACCTTTTTACAACAAAATCTTTATCTAAAGAGAGTAAGAATGAAGCTGCTCTTGGTCCTTGTTTTTGTCCAAGAATCATTTTATAGATAGCTTGGAAAGCCTTTTGTGGTTTTAAACCATGAGACTCTAAAATTAGATACATCTCATCATGCAAATCTTCTGCATTAGTAAATTCTTTTTCTTCCATTAAATCTGCTAAATCCTTTAAAAAAGCAATTTGATCATCTGGAAGAGGTAATTTTGGAATAGACTTATATTGAACTTGGAATTTAACAAATTTAGGAGCATATTTATCTAGCCAATTAATTACATTCTTTACTCTTTCTTGATATTGCTCTA
Above is a genomic segment from Methanobrevibacter olleyae containing:
- the thiC gene encoding phosphomethylpyrimidine synthase; protein product: MTQISDAKKGILTEEMKHVANIEGVSEDFILRSVANGTIVIPSNINRDIEAAGIGAGLRTKVNATVGTSTDIVNFDEEVLKAQIAIDHGADCLMELSIGGDLDLIRRRVLDMSPLPVGSVPVYQAAIESIREHGSVIYMDEDDLFNAIEKQAKDGIDFMAVHSSINIETLTRLKRQGRVTGLVSRGGSFMSGWIVENEKENPLYSNFDYVLEIAKEHDVVLSLANGMRAGSIADSTDRAQIQELIILGELIDRSREAGVQCMIEGPGHIPINEIPTNVMIQKKMCSNAPFYMLGPIVCDVAPGYDHIVSAIGAASSAKAGADFICYVTPAEHLALPSPEDVKEGVIATRIGAYAGDLASGQIDGSQDLAMADARKRLDWEAQYECAMFPEVARAKRDERPPEEDDTCTMCGNYCAVKIVNEWLDQSDSDLIK
- a CDS encoding carbohydrate kinase family protein encodes the protein MSIKKDLLAVGHTALDYIITVDEFPKANNSAPMKTMKNLNGGAAANVAMVGAKLGMKTGLLSAVGCEFINSHYHKDMEKLGIDTDAMIISEDENTSTAFVMTNNNQDQISYFYWGAAKEFHDGVVPRDKLKEFKVVHLATGDPHFNCKSGIVAKEEERLVSFDPGQDLGMYSPKKLKEVISNSNILFGNHHEIKRIQDSLGVDINDLMDLGPEIVIKTCGKEGSFIYSIDEGKIEIDSIYRPAVDPTGAGDSFRSGFLSQFINGASLEESAKFASSVSSFVVEKQGCQTNMPSYDEAYNRMIDFY
- a CDS encoding coiled-coil domain-containing protein, producing MVVFISEEEIETLKKQLSEKNEKLKNQAIELNHLTNDIIPKLKKENKQLKSLKIELSDALENSTKKYFNQLEINADLSESVAKKGAGLQLAKVRLEEIEKLVVELESKANEKELDLETIEDLSEEEKSIIDELKNEISKLNKELNAKDKIINNKENEIKKKQNQLKDKNSEIADLKDNLIPKLKAESAELNAKIKSIKAEAEEEIARVRGKVAKLESEIKDLNSKLDSKKRDYDKLNTAMNAKNKKINSLKNKNQQLSEQLKEKASKGFFSKLKGR